Proteins encoded by one window of Musa acuminata AAA Group cultivar baxijiao chromosome BXJ2-9, Cavendish_Baxijiao_AAA, whole genome shotgun sequence:
- the LOC135622192 gene encoding cation/calcium exchanger 1-like: MPHKLMAFVVSEKFKALVNTSFLLPLCFFFMSHIRSPTTSVHVTSTQALPGCAGLHKLKYNHSECLYIGGYSPCLSQGYVNDLHLYYCLFGSHPPLACALLALWVLVLFYLLGNRASQYLCSSVEDLSRVLNLSPVVAGATLLSLGNGSPDVLASIVSFSFGSGELGLRSVLGGAFFVSCVVIGVINLCSPSSSRSVRIDKSSFVRNVCFFIVVLSSLLEILQVERITIWGAMAFASLYLVYASVVSVTYFYRQKYDDLATSILEKEEEETDGQDSSTYCWLQAMASPCLKLLLYLIDMPLDLPRMLTIPDVSEQRWTGMYAVSSATLAPICVTALCSSKRRGIGSHDGFTICLYESPVGGVSGLLALHSTMRESPPRKGLYPWLAGGFLMSVLCTYIVADELVGLLVSLDYILAVNPAILGLTVLAWGNSIGDLMSYVAMAMSGGRDGAQAAISGYYAGPIFNTVAGLGLSLVMSARALHPDSIVIPVGTAVLEILGFTNGGLLWALLTLARKDMKLERVMGVGLFLIYLCYLSLRLSQSLGLVV; encoded by the coding sequence ATGCCGCACAAGTTGATGGCATTTGTGGTCTCAGAGAAGTTCAAAGCCTTGGTGAACACATCTTTCCTCCTCCCCTTGTGCTTCTTCTTCATGTCCCATATCCGTTCTCCTACCACCTCTGTCCATGTCACAAGCACTCAGGCTCTCCCCGGCTGCGCCGGCCTGCACAAGCTCAAATACAACCATTCCGAGTGCCTTTACATCGGCGGCTACAGTCCATGCTTGTCGCAGGGCTACGTGAACGATCTCCACCTCTACTACTGCCTCTTCGGGAGTCATCCTCCATTAGCCTGTGCTCTCCTTGCCCTGTGGGTTCTCGTGTTGTTCTACTTGTTGGGCAACAGAGCGTCGCAGTACTTGTGCTCCTCGGTGGAGGACTTGTCTAGGGTTCTTAACCTCTCTCCTGTTGTAGCTGGTGCAACGCTACTGTCACTGGGTAATGGCTCGCCTGATGTGCTGGCCAGCATCGTGTCGTTCAGCTTCGGCTCCGGTGAGCTGGGGCTGAGAAGCGTGCTGGGTGGCGCGTTCTTCGTCTCCTGTGTCGTCATCGGCGTCATCAACCTctgttctccctcttcttcccggTCGGTACGCATCGACAAGTCGAGCTTCGTCCGTAATGTGTGCTTCTTCATCGTCGTGCTCTCGTCCCTCCTCGAGATCCTACAGGTGGAGAGGATCACTATCTGGGGTGCAATGGCTTTTGCCTCCCTGTACCTCGTATACGCCTCGGTGGTGTCGGTGACGTACTTCTATCGCCAGAAGTACGACGACCTGGCGACGTCGATcctggaaaaggaagaagaagaaacggaTGGCCAAGACTCGTCAACCTACTGTTGGCTTCAGGCAATGGCTTCGCCATGTTTGAAGTTGTTGCTTTACCTCATAGACATGCCTCTCGATCTTCCAAGGATGCTAACCATACCGGATGTGTCAGAGCAGAGGTGGACAGGGATGTATGCCGTCTCTTCGGCCACATTAGCACCCATCTGTGTGACAGCCCTGTGCAGTTCCAAGAGAAGGGGAATAGGATCCCATGATGGTTTCACCATATGTCTCTATGAAAGCCCGGTCGGCGGTGTTTCAGGTCTCCTTGCACTGCACTCCACCATGAGGGAGAGTCCACCAAGGAAGGGCTTGTACCCTTGGTTAGCAGGAGGGTTCTTGATGAGTGTTCTGTGCACTTACATCGTAGCCGATGAGTTGGTCGGGCTGCTGGTATCCTTGGACTACATTCTTGCAGTGAACCCTGCAATCCTAGGGCTGACAGTGCTTGCATGGGGCAACTCCATTGGAGACCTCATGTCATATGTGGCAATGGCCATGAGTGGGGGAAGAGATGGAGCTCAGGCAGCAATCTCAGGGTACTACGCAGGGCCGATCTTCAACACAGTGGCTGGGCTGGGGTTGTCCCTGGTGATGTCAGCCCGGGCACTGCACCCAGATTCTATTGTGATCCCAGTGGGGACAGCCGTGCTTGAGATCTTGGGATTCACGAATGGGGGATTGTTGTGGGCCCTGTTGACGTTGGCGAGGAAGGACATGAAGCTGGAGAGGGTGATGGGAGTTGGCCTGTTCCTTATCTACTTGTGCTACCTGTCCCTGAGGCTCTCCCAGAGCCTTGGGCTGGTGGTGTGA
- the LOC135621956 gene encoding 22.0 kDa heat shock protein-like: MSSICTHPTHSQQPCKPRGQEMDAKPQTAPADRSYTDLNPVFDWVRGGTSDDILIHLPGFKSDQVRVQIDSHGTLRTSGERPLDGKQWSRFWKDFQLPDNCKVNDVRAKFDDEMLQVHIPKMVVRGNGALPQPADAREPQSKEKAANKQEIEDNKSVDEKKAAQPASPKKMTADNRGDRSGGMSSIYMGLSQARKTLLMNVAVAFLVLFVLGLYLKYKFTKTETS, from the exons ATGTCTTCCATCTGCACTCATCCAACTCATTCACAGCAGCCCTGCAAACCGAGAGGGCAGGAAATGGACGCCAAGCCACAGACAGCACCTGCTGACCGCTCCTACACGGATTTGAATCCCGTCTTCGACTGGGTTCGAGGAGGAACCTCCGACGACATTCTCATTCATCTCCCTG GATTCAAGAGCGACCAAGTGAGGGTGCAGATAGACAGCCATGGCACGCTGAGGACCAGCGGCGAGCGGCCGCTGGATGGCAAGCAGTGGAGCCGGTTCTGGAAGGACTTCCAGTTGCCAGATAACTGCAAAGTGAATGATGTCCGAGCCAAGTTTGACGATGAGATGCTTCAAGTGCACATCCCGAAGATGGTCGTCAGAGGAAATGGAGCTCTGCCTCAACCGGCAGATGCAAGGGAGCCGCAGTCCAAGGAGAAGGCTGCTAACAAACAGGAAATTGAGGATAATAAATCGGTCGATGAAAAGAAAGCGGCGCAGCCGGCAAGCCCAAAGAAGATGACCGCCGACAATCGCGGTGATCGAAGCGGCGGCATGAGTAGCATCTACATGGGGCTGAGTCAAGCAAGGAAGACATTGCTGATGAACGTGGCTGTCGCTTTCCTGGTGCTGTTTGTTCTTGGATTGTACTTGAAATACAAATTCACAAAGACTGAGACCAGCTAA
- the LOC135623655 gene encoding ubiquitin-conjugating enzyme E2 2: MSTPARKRLMRDFKRLQQDPPAGVSGAPQDNNILLWNAVIFGPDDTPWDGGTFKLTLQFTEDYPNKPPTVRFVSRMFHPNIYADGSICLDILQNQWSPIYDVAAILTSIQSLLCDPNPNSPANSEAARMFSENKREYNRRVREIVEQSWTAD, from the exons ATGTCGACGCCGGCGAGGAAGAGGTTGATGCGGGATTTCAAGAGGTTGCAGCAGGATCCGCCGGCGGGGGTCAGTGGCGCGCCGCAGGACAACAACATCTTGCTCTGGAACGCCGTCATCTTCGG CCCTGATGACACTCCGTGGGATGGAG GGACATTTAAACTGACTCTGCAGTTCACTGAGGATTACCCGAATAAGCCCCCAACTGTGCGGTTTGTCTCACGAATGTTTCATCCAAACA TTTATGCAGATGGAAGCATTTGCCTGGATATTTTACAGAATCAATGGAGTCCAATCTATGATGTTGCTGCAATATTGACTTCTATTCAG TCGCTCCTCTGCGACCCGAACCCAAACTCTCCTGCGAATTCTGAGGCTGCTCGTATGTTCAGCGAGAACAAGCGTGAATACAATCGGAGAGTTCGTGAGATAGTGGAGCAAAGCTGGACTGCCGACTGA
- the LOC103999046 gene encoding inactive protein RESTRICTED TEV MOVEMENT 2-like: MAPRSRSYEDYEPAFKWVRGESLDTLFIVLPGFKKNHIKVQVEGNGFLTVAGERPLEGKRWLRFWQEFEMPDNCDVDSVRVKFQGEKLYVRLPKLSTPADDDDEDDVQTPPKVAAMESPPRSGRHDTPRPNERSVADAREEEEEEEEEKKKQLNGETEYGSFGMGLSETSKITLLVNVGVAALFFFLHCIWIID, translated from the exons ATGGCGCCTCGTTCTCGCTCCTACGAAGATTACGAGCCGGCCTTTAAGTGGGTTCGGGGAGAATCCCTCGACACTCTTTTCATTGTTCTTCCTG GTTTCAAGAAGAACCACATCAAGGTGCAAGTCGAGGGTAACGGCTTCTTGACGGTGGCCGGAGAACGACCGCTCGAAGGCAAGCGATGGCTCCGGTTCTGGCAGGAGTTCGAAATGCCGGACAACTGTGACGTCGACTCTGTCCGGGTCAAGTTCCAGGGCGAGAAGCTTTACGTCCGCCTCCCGAAACTGAGCACTCcagccgacgacgacgacgaggacgaCGTTCAAACTCCGCCCAAGGTGGCGGCGATGGAATCACCACCACGCAGCGGCCGACACGACACGCCGAGGCCGAATGAACGCAGCGTGGCTGACgcaagagaagaggaggaggaggaggaggaggagaagaagaagcagctcaACGGAGAGACAGAATATGGATCGTTTGGCATGGGGTTGAGCGAGACCAGCAAGATCACACTGCTGGTGAACGTGGGTGTGGCCGCCCTGTTCTTTTTCTTGCACTGTATTTGGATTATAGATTGA
- the LOC103999044 gene encoding 25.3 kDa vesicle transport protein SEC22-1, producing MVKLTMIARVTDGLPLAEGLDDGRDQKDADFYKQQAKLLFKSLSKGHYEASRMSIETGPYFFHYIIEGRVCYLTMCDRSYPKKLAFQYLEDLKNEFERVNGGQIETAARPYAFIKFDTFIQKTKKLYLDTHTQRNIAKLNDELYEVHQIMTRNVQEVLGVGEKLDQVSELSSRLTSESRIYADKAKDLNRQALIRKWAPVAIVLGVVMLLFWVRKKIW from the exons ATGGTAAAGTTGACGATGATAGCACGTGTTACCGATGGCCTACCTTTAGCAGAAGGATTGGATGATGGTCGTGACCAGAAAGATGCTGACTTCTATAAGCAGCAAGCAAAGCTTTTATTTAAAAGTCTCTCAAAGGGTCACTATGAGGCTTCTAGAATGTCAATCGAGACTGGTCCATACTTTTTCCA CTATATTATTGAGGGCCGCGTTTGTTACCTGACAATGTGTGATCGATCTTATCCAAAGAAGCTTGCTTTCCAATACTTGGAGGACCTCAAGAATGAGTTTGAGAGGGTCAATGGAGGTCAAATTGAAACTGCTGCAAGACCATATGCTTTTATCAAATTTG ATACTTTTATACAGAAAACCAAGAAACTTTATTTGGATACCCACACTCAACGTAATATTGCAAAGCTTAATGATGAACTTTATGAAGTCCACCAAATAATGACTCGCAATGTTCAGGAGGTTCTTGGTGTTGGTGAAAAGTTAGACC AGGTCAGTGAATTGTCAAGCAGGTTGACATCTGAGTCTCGAATCTATGCTGACAAGGCGAAAGATTTAAATCGGCAG GCTTTGATTCGAAAATGGGCGCCTGTTGCCATTGTGCTTGGAGTAGTCATGCTTCTCTTTTGGGTCAGAAAGAAGATATGGTGA